Proteins from a single region of Flavobacterium sp. YJ01:
- a CDS encoding carboxypeptidase-like regulatory domain-containing protein has translation MGCVDFENSQNYFSVEEYKRPKFEVTFEPKKESFQVNQLVKVKGIAKAFAGSSISDAKVTYTVTRHTSFARTFFNQFQDNEVLATGETKTDASGKFTIDFTAVPSKNSNKEQLPIYNYQINATVTDINGETHDASTSVKVGYHDLELNALIANEISTKNKNEVQFVSTNLNGEFLPIKGEIKIYYVDPFSPKFKSRVFPKPDFATISDADFEKLFPYENNQNVNKKTAETLLFSKSIDTEKDKTLALDFITNYKSGNYKIVFSAKDSFGNLIEKTSDFKLKQSKDKFDESRLFSITQTNLDAAKDGFVSIKITSVIPELYIIATANYENEIYSEEIYSVQNHEALIKIPVKKEFQNGLTIDFANNSSNVLYLQREYQRQLTKKVKKSSKAKLISGIVTDLTDMPIPGVSVTIKDTQRTTTTDFDGHYEIEAKENEQLVFSLIGFKSQSVIVSKSKTIDFILKEEQNSLEEVVVVGYGTQKKMAVTGAVTKVMNSEFAPQDNSISSTANALPGKLQGVQIRGAASLSGKNPLYVVDGKIVTDINSINPNDVLSMNVLKDAKTIAIYGSRAENGVIMITTKSAMEALTQVKARKNLSETTFFFPNLKTDSKGKVSFNFTSPEALTAWKLRLFAHNKDAVSGYFEKSVITQKELMVMPNFPRFFREKDTIVISAKISNVTADAKTGIASLQFFDAVTMQQIDVKMLNAKNIKNFTISAYGNTTANWTITIPEGLQGVQYRIVAKAGNFSDGEENILPVLTNNMLVTESIPVWVRENSTKEYTFENLKNNNSTTLKNHQFTLEYTSNPTWIAIQSLPYLMEYEHECAEQTFARYYANSLATEIISSNPKIEAVFENWKKSGKPTSKLEENEELKSLILAETPWLNDAQSEDEKKKNLSILFDLEKMKTSQEATFEKLKQKQKPSGGFSWFDGGYESEYITRHIIAGLGHLEKLSKNDDYKIDQITKTSIPFLDNKFLEYHKSRIKNFKKSDKLIWINPYSDLHYLYARSFYLEKYPLSDSLKSATKLYLETAKKDWLNYSLYEKGLAALTLNRFGEKESAKKIIESLKETASNNEDWGMYWIANKAGWYWYQAPIETQALLIEAFAEVTQDTKSVDAMKVWLLKNKQTKNWPTTKSTTEAIYALLMQGTDWLSVKDNTVIKLGDEKMVTKKLAENQKEAETGYIKLNWKAEEVKKEMATIKIQNKSKVPAFGGIYWQYFEDLDKIKNNSGSVLSVSKELYLKKNTLKGNELEKITVSNPLKTGDLVTVRLIITAKEDSEYVHLKDMRASCFEPANVLSEYKYKDGLGYYMSTKDAATHFFFDQINKGTYVLEYDIRVNNSGEFSNGITTIQSMYAPEFSSHTKGIRVKVQ, from the coding sequence TTGGGATGCGTTGATTTTGAAAACTCACAAAATTATTTTTCTGTTGAAGAATACAAACGTCCAAAATTTGAAGTGACTTTTGAACCAAAAAAAGAAAGTTTTCAAGTTAATCAATTGGTTAAAGTGAAAGGAATTGCAAAAGCTTTTGCCGGAAGCAGTATTTCTGATGCAAAAGTTACGTACACCGTTACGCGCCATACTTCTTTTGCAAGAACTTTTTTCAATCAATTTCAAGACAATGAAGTTTTAGCGACTGGAGAAACCAAAACTGACGCTTCTGGAAAATTTACAATAGATTTTACTGCCGTTCCTTCTAAGAATTCAAACAAAGAACAGCTTCCAATTTACAATTACCAGATAAATGCAACTGTTACGGATATTAACGGAGAAACGCACGATGCCAGCACTTCTGTAAAAGTTGGTTATCATGATTTAGAACTAAATGCTTTAATTGCGAATGAAATTTCGACGAAAAACAAAAACGAAGTTCAGTTTGTAAGTACAAATTTAAATGGCGAATTTTTACCAATAAAAGGCGAAATAAAAATTTATTATGTAGATCCTTTTTCTCCGAAATTCAAATCAAGAGTTTTTCCTAAACCTGATTTCGCAACTATTTCAGATGCTGATTTTGAAAAATTATTTCCGTATGAAAACAATCAAAACGTAAATAAAAAAACAGCCGAAACGTTACTTTTTTCTAAAAGTATCGATACTGAAAAAGACAAAACGCTTGCTTTAGATTTTATTACGAATTATAAATCTGGTAACTATAAAATTGTATTTTCTGCAAAAGACAGTTTCGGAAATTTAATTGAAAAAACTTCCGATTTTAAACTCAAACAAAGCAAAGATAAATTTGACGAAAGTCGTTTGTTTTCTATAACTCAAACCAATTTAGATGCTGCAAAAGACGGTTTTGTTTCTATAAAAATTACTTCTGTAATTCCAGAATTATATATAATTGCAACAGCTAATTATGAAAACGAAATATATTCTGAAGAAATTTATTCGGTTCAGAATCACGAAGCATTGATTAAAATTCCGGTAAAAAAAGAATTCCAAAACGGATTAACAATTGATTTTGCAAACAATAGCAGTAATGTACTTTATTTACAACGAGAATATCAAAGACAATTAACTAAAAAAGTAAAAAAATCTTCAAAAGCTAAATTGATCTCTGGCATTGTGACAGATCTTACAGATATGCCAATTCCTGGCGTGAGTGTTACTATAAAAGATACGCAACGAACTACAACAACCGATTTTGATGGACATTATGAAATTGAAGCGAAAGAAAATGAACAACTTGTTTTCTCTCTCATCGGATTTAAAAGCCAGTCTGTAATAGTTTCTAAAAGCAAAACGATTGATTTTATTTTAAAAGAAGAACAAAACAGCCTCGAAGAAGTTGTTGTGGTTGGTTATGGTACGCAAAAAAAGATGGCCGTAACAGGAGCTGTGACTAAAGTGATGAATTCCGAATTTGCTCCGCAAGACAACTCAATTTCTAGTACTGCTAATGCCTTACCTGGAAAATTACAAGGTGTACAAATTAGAGGAGCCGCATCTCTATCTGGGAAAAATCCTTTATATGTAGTTGATGGGAAAATTGTTACGGATATAAATTCTATAAATCCGAATGATGTGCTTTCTATGAATGTTTTAAAAGATGCTAAAACAATTGCAATTTATGGCAGCAGAGCCGAAAATGGAGTTATTATGATCACAACCAAAAGTGCGATGGAAGCTTTAACTCAAGTAAAAGCTAGAAAAAATCTTTCTGAAACCACTTTCTTTTTCCCGAATTTAAAAACCGATTCTAAAGGAAAAGTAAGTTTCAATTTTACTTCTCCAGAAGCTTTAACGGCTTGGAAACTTCGCTTATTTGCACATAATAAAGATGCTGTTTCTGGTTATTTCGAAAAAAGTGTTATTACTCAAAAAGAATTAATGGTGATGCCGAATTTCCCTAGATTTTTTAGAGAAAAAGATACCATTGTAATCAGCGCTAAAATTTCGAATGTTACCGCTGATGCGAAAACAGGAATCGCAAGTTTGCAGTTTTTTGATGCCGTAACCATGCAACAAATTGATGTAAAAATGCTAAACGCAAAAAACATTAAAAACTTTACCATTTCGGCTTACGGAAATACAACTGCAAATTGGACAATTACAATTCCTGAGGGCTTACAAGGTGTACAATATAGAATTGTAGCTAAAGCCGGAAATTTTTCGGATGGAGAAGAAAATATTCTTCCAGTCCTGACGAATAATATGTTGGTTACAGAAAGTATTCCTGTTTGGGTTCGCGAGAATTCTACAAAAGAATATACGTTTGAGAATTTAAAAAATAACAATTCTACGACTTTAAAAAATCATCAGTTTACGTTAGAATACACTTCAAACCCAACTTGGATTGCGATTCAGTCCTTGCCATATTTAATGGAATACGAACACGAATGTGCCGAACAGACTTTTGCTCGTTATTATGCAAATTCTTTAGCCACAGAAATTATTTCGAGTAATCCGAAGATTGAAGCAGTTTTCGAAAATTGGAAAAAAAGCGGCAAACCAACTTCTAAATTAGAAGAAAATGAAGAATTAAAATCACTTATTTTGGCTGAAACTCCGTGGCTGAATGATGCTCAATCTGAAGATGAAAAGAAAAAAAATCTATCTATTTTATTTGATTTAGAGAAAATGAAAACTTCTCAGGAAGCAACTTTCGAAAAACTGAAACAAAAGCAAAAACCATCTGGCGGATTTTCTTGGTTTGATGGCGGTTACGAAAGCGAATATATTACAAGACATATCATCGCTGGTTTAGGACATTTAGAAAAACTCAGCAAAAACGATGATTATAAAATTGATCAAATTACTAAAACTAGTATTCCATTTTTGGACAATAAGTTTTTAGAATATCATAAAAGCAGAATCAAAAATTTTAAAAAATCCGACAAACTAATCTGGATAAATCCGTATTCTGATTTGCATTATTTGTATGCGAGAAGTTTTTATTTAGAAAAATATCCGTTGTCAGATTCTTTAAAAAGTGCAACTAAATTATATTTAGAAACCGCTAAAAAAGATTGGCTAAATTATTCTCTTTACGAAAAAGGATTAGCCGCATTGACTTTGAATCGTTTTGGAGAGAAAGAAAGCGCTAAAAAAATCATCGAAAGTTTGAAAGAAACGGCATCAAACAATGAAGATTGGGGAATGTATTGGATTGCCAATAAAGCGGGTTGGTATTGGTATCAAGCTCCGATAGAAACTCAGGCTTTATTAATAGAGGCTTTCGCCGAAGTTACGCAAGACACTAAATCGGTTGATGCGATGAAAGTCTGGCTATTAAAAAATAAACAAACCAAAAACTGGCCGACTACAAAATCTACAACCGAAGCTATTTATGCTTTACTAATGCAAGGAACCGATTGGCTTTCTGTAAAAGACAATACCGTTATTAAATTGGGAGATGAAAAAATGGTAACCAAAAAATTAGCCGAAAACCAAAAAGAAGCCGAAACAGGTTACATCAAACTAAATTGGAAAGCGGAAGAAGTGAAGAAAGAAATGGCTACAATTAAAATTCAAAATAAATCTAAAGTCCCTGCTTTTGGCGGTATTTATTGGCAGTATTTTGAAGATTTGGATAAAATTAAAAACAACTCAGGATCAGTTTTATCGGTTTCGAAAGAATTGTATTTGAAGAAAAACACTTTGAAAGGCAACGAACTTGAAAAAATAACAGTTTCAAATCCTTTAAAAACTGGAGATTTAGTTACAGTTCGATTGATTATTACTGCTAAAGAAGATTCTGAATATGTTCATCTAAAAGATATGCGAGCTTCTTGTTTTGAACCAGCAAATGTACTTTCTGAATATAAGTACAAGGATGGTTTAGGTTATTATATGAGCACAAAAGATGCCGCAACACATTTCTTCTTTGATCAAATCAATAAAGGAACTTATGTTTTAGAATACGACATTCGAGTAAATAATAGCGGAGAATTCTCAAACGGAATTACAACAATTCAAAGTATGTACGCCCCAGAATTTTCAAGTCATACAAAAGGAATTCGAGTGAAAGTTCAATAA